In one window of Fodinibius salicampi DNA:
- a CDS encoding alpha-L-rhamnosidase, whose amino-acid sequence MKKYLILILIIIVGISSPVCSAGNDGELSVTNLQTEYFENPIGIDQANPRLAWKLKNSERNTLQAAYQIQVAKGENDFSSGNIIWDTGRVESESSIHNVYEGPDLESGQRYYWRVRVWNQNDGVSEWSNTSFWEMGLLNTDDWQFDWIEPGLDQDSSEPQPVPMLRTEFSVPKAIKEARAYVTAHGLYEMEINGEKVGDQVFTPGWTSYNNRLQYQTYDVTEYLQSGDNAIGVMLGDGWYRGYIGFNNQRNYYGENLALLAQIKITYEDGTTETFGTDDSWKATTGPILKSDIYNGEAYDARLEKEGWANPGYDDRNWIGVRVVSDSESKEQLVAPEGPPVRKIQELRPVEILRTPEGDTVVDMGQNMVGWIRLKVSGSAGTKVTMEHAEVLDKDGNFYTENLRAANQINTYTLKGEGEEVWEPRFTFQGFRYVKVEGYPGELTKDGVTGVVIHSDMEPTGHFESSNPLINQLQHNIVWGQKGNFLDVPTDCPQRDERLGWTGDIQVFAGTACLNMDAAGFLTKWLRDLKADQLSNGSIPHVVPNVLGEDWAGAAGWADAGVIVPWTMYQSYGDKRILETQYESMKEWVEFMREEAQSDETTYLWDNTFTFGDWLSFNSDASDYPGAYTDKELISTAYFARSTDLLHRTAEILGNNEDAKEYANLLEQVKKAFQREYITASGRVMSNTQTAYLLALKFGLLPDSLEQDAVGHLVEDINERGHLTTGFLGTPHLNPILSEYGHDKEAYKLLNRKEYPSWLYPVTIDATTIWERWDGIKPDSSFQNPGMNSFNHYAYGAIGEWLHKNVAGIKAEAPGYKKITIAPQIGGNLTHARSLLNTMYGRVESDWTIDGDQFFHTVTIPANTRATVTFLNTTPDSITEGGKDLTDTEGIHGIEKKGDNVEVKIGSGTYHFIYGWQHLEKKSGNSDTNNKSGEEKDLAIDHKLAALIADKDARQILNEELPELMDSPWLSQVMGYPLERAAQSLPGQFSISNENLQAIDQMLSNLNQ is encoded by the coding sequence ATGAAAAAATATTTAATATTAATTCTCATAATTATAGTTGGAATTTCATCACCTGTTTGTTCTGCTGGTAATGATGGGGAATTAAGTGTTACAAATTTACAAACAGAATATTTTGAAAATCCTATTGGGATAGATCAAGCCAATCCACGGTTAGCCTGGAAGCTTAAGAATAGTGAGCGAAATACCTTGCAAGCTGCCTATCAAATCCAGGTAGCAAAAGGAGAAAATGACTTTTCCAGTGGAAATATCATCTGGGACACGGGTAGAGTTGAGTCTGAGTCCTCTATTCACAATGTATATGAGGGACCGGATCTTGAATCAGGCCAGCGGTATTACTGGAGGGTTCGGGTATGGAATCAAAATGATGGAGTATCAGAATGGAGTAATACCTCCTTTTGGGAAATGGGACTTTTAAATACTGATGATTGGCAGTTTGATTGGATTGAGCCGGGATTAGATCAGGATTCCTCTGAACCTCAGCCTGTGCCCATGTTGCGGACGGAGTTTTCTGTTCCTAAAGCAATTAAAGAAGCCCGGGCCTATGTGACGGCTCACGGATTGTATGAGATGGAGATAAATGGTGAAAAAGTAGGCGATCAGGTCTTCACCCCGGGGTGGACAAGCTATAATAACCGGCTGCAGTATCAAACATATGATGTTACTGAATACTTACAGTCTGGCGATAATGCCATTGGAGTTATGCTGGGGGATGGATGGTATCGCGGTTATATCGGATTTAACAATCAGCGGAATTATTATGGAGAAAACCTTGCCTTATTAGCCCAGATAAAGATTACCTATGAGGATGGCACAACAGAAACTTTTGGTACTGATGATTCCTGGAAAGCCACTACGGGTCCCATATTAAAGTCGGATATCTATAATGGGGAGGCTTATGACGCCCGCCTTGAAAAGGAGGGATGGGCAAATCCCGGTTATGATGACCGTAATTGGATTGGGGTTCGTGTTGTTTCTGATTCTGAAAGTAAAGAACAACTCGTAGCACCTGAGGGTCCTCCCGTTCGCAAAATTCAGGAGTTACGTCCGGTTGAAATTCTGAGGACTCCCGAAGGAGATACCGTTGTGGATATGGGACAAAATATGGTTGGTTGGATACGGTTGAAGGTGTCGGGATCAGCAGGTACGAAAGTAACTATGGAGCATGCCGAGGTGCTGGACAAAGACGGAAATTTTTATACTGAAAATCTTCGCGCTGCTAACCAAATTAATACCTACACATTAAAGGGTGAAGGCGAAGAAGTATGGGAGCCGAGATTTACGTTTCAGGGGTTTCGATATGTAAAAGTAGAAGGATATCCGGGTGAACTTACCAAAGATGGCGTAACGGGTGTGGTTATTCATTCTGATATGGAGCCTACAGGGCATTTTGAAAGCTCTAATCCCCTAATAAATCAATTACAGCATAATATTGTTTGGGGCCAAAAAGGTAATTTCCTGGATGTCCCCACAGATTGCCCGCAACGGGATGAACGATTAGGATGGACCGGCGATATTCAGGTTTTTGCCGGAACAGCCTGTTTAAATATGGATGCTGCCGGATTTTTAACCAAATGGCTGCGCGATTTAAAGGCCGACCAATTAAGTAATGGAAGTATTCCACACGTGGTGCCCAACGTGCTGGGAGAGGATTGGGCTGGTGCTGCCGGCTGGGCTGATGCCGGTGTGATTGTTCCCTGGACAATGTATCAGTCCTATGGCGATAAACGCATCCTGGAAACCCAGTATGAAAGCATGAAGGAATGGGTTGAGTTTATGAGAGAGGAAGCCCAAAGTGATGAGACTACCTATTTATGGGACAATACTTTTACTTTTGGCGACTGGCTCTCCTTTAACAGTGATGCATCTGATTATCCAGGGGCCTATACCGATAAAGAATTAATTTCAACAGCCTATTTCGCCCGTTCTACGGATTTACTTCACCGTACGGCAGAAATTCTTGGTAACAATGAAGATGCTAAAGAATACGCAAATCTGTTGGAACAGGTTAAAAAAGCGTTCCAAAGAGAGTATATAACAGCGAGTGGTAGGGTAATGTCAAATACCCAGACTGCTTATTTATTAGCCCTGAAATTTGGACTTCTACCCGATAGTTTGGAGCAGGATGCAGTAGGGCATTTAGTCGAAGATATTAATGAACGCGGGCATCTTACGACCGGATTTTTAGGGACGCCACATTTGAATCCTATTCTCAGTGAATACGGACATGACAAAGAGGCTTATAAATTACTGAACCGTAAAGAGTATCCCTCATGGCTTTATCCGGTAACAATAGATGCAACTACTATTTGGGAGCGTTGGGACGGCATAAAGCCGGACAGTAGTTTTCAAAATCCGGGAATGAACTCCTTTAACCATTATGCCTATGGTGCTATTGGCGAGTGGCTTCATAAAAATGTAGCTGGTATTAAAGCTGAAGCTCCAGGTTATAAAAAGATTACCATTGCACCACAAATAGGTGGAAATTTGACCCATGCACGAAGTCTTTTAAATACAATGTATGGAAGGGTGGAATCGGATTGGACGATTGATGGAGACCAATTCTTTCATACCGTTACCATTCCTGCTAACACGCGAGCAACGGTCACTTTTCTCAATACAACGCCAGATAGTATTACTGAAGGAGGTAAGGATTTAACAGATACGGAAGGAATACACGGGATAGAAAAGAAAGGAGATAATGTTGAAGTAAAAATCGGGTCCGGTACTTATCACTTTATTTATGGCTGGCAACACCTGGAAAAGAAATCGGGAAATAGTGATACAAATAATAAAAGCGGTGAAGAAAAAGACTTAGCTATAGACCATAAGCTTGCCGCATTAATTGCCGATAAGGATGCCAGGCAGATATTAAATGAAGAGCTGCCAGAATTAATGGACTCTCCCTGGTTGAGTCAGGTAATGGGATATCCTCTTGAGCGAGCGGCGCAGAGTCTACCCGGGCAATTCAGTATATCAAACGAAAACCTGCAAGCTATAGATCAAATGCTGAGCAATTTAAACCAGTGA
- a CDS encoding sugar-binding transcriptional regulator, whose product MYYEQKYNQQEIANRLHLSRPKVSRLLKQAREIGIVQISVLSPNNSFVELENALEDTYHLQEALIVDSEEEISDKIIKKQIGSAAADYLHRTISEGETIGVTWGTTLQAMVDAMPSKQVDNTHVVQALGGVGPPEAKAHATDISRRLSQLLKSKLTLLPAPGIVDSKEAKQVLLADRKVKGALDLFSTIDTLYVGIGALKTNPVLDRDHEELPPKLYEKITHSDAVGDIALRFFDKNGKEIDSPLKELVIGISIEELKKIKTVVGIAGGSQKVDVIHGALKNNLIDVLITDQQTAQKLV is encoded by the coding sequence ATGTACTATGAGCAGAAATATAATCAGCAAGAAATTGCTAACCGCTTACATCTGTCTCGGCCAAAAGTATCCCGCCTACTAAAACAAGCCAGAGAGATTGGAATCGTACAAATATCCGTACTCTCACCTAACAATAGCTTTGTAGAATTGGAAAACGCTTTAGAGGATACCTATCATCTACAAGAAGCGTTAATTGTTGATTCCGAAGAGGAAATTTCCGACAAAATAATCAAAAAACAGATTGGGTCTGCTGCCGCAGATTATTTGCATCGGACCATATCGGAAGGTGAAACCATTGGTGTAACCTGGGGAACGACCCTCCAGGCCATGGTTGATGCCATGCCTTCAAAACAAGTGGATAATACGCACGTCGTACAAGCCCTTGGGGGCGTAGGTCCTCCGGAAGCAAAGGCACATGCAACGGATATTTCCCGGAGGCTTTCTCAGCTCTTAAAGAGCAAACTTACGCTCCTACCGGCCCCGGGAATTGTAGATAGTAAAGAAGCCAAACAGGTGCTCCTTGCCGACCGAAAAGTCAAAGGTGCGCTTGATCTATTTTCAACCATTGATACACTTTACGTTGGTATCGGAGCACTCAAAACGAACCCGGTACTTGACCGGGACCACGAAGAACTACCTCCCAAACTATACGAAAAAATTACTCATTCCGATGCCGTAGGCGATATTGCCTTACGATTTTTCGATAAAAACGGTAAGGAGATCGATTCGCCACTCAAAGAGCTGGTTATTGGAATATCAATAGAAGAACTGAAAAAAATAAAAACAGTTGTAGGAATAGCAGGCGGATCCCAGAAAGTAGATGTAATCCATGGGGCTCTCAAAAACAACCTTATTGATGTACTCATTACCGATCAGCAAACGGCCCAAAAGCTTGTCTAG
- a CDS encoding RNA polymerase sigma factor, which translates to MIGEVTRSLYSSSKNRSDLEDYWYGIREGNTEALSHLYCVSYSWLFNYGYKIIPRSGFVEDAIQELFLILWKKRTDINEAKSVRSYLFASLRRIIFRRLEKQRNRTQRNHDYKDYQLQEAGNIEKMMIHLEAGQERKEQLKNAMQSLSQRQKEAISLKYFDGLSNKEISQVMNINRQSVYNHVSTAISKMQEQVQLR; encoded by the coding sequence ATGATTGGAGAAGTTACAAGATCACTGTATAGTAGTAGCAAGAACAGAAGCGATTTAGAAGATTACTGGTATGGAATTCGGGAGGGCAATACCGAAGCATTATCCCATCTATATTGCGTTTCTTATTCCTGGCTTTTCAATTATGGCTATAAGATAATTCCAAGATCAGGCTTTGTTGAGGACGCTATACAGGAACTTTTTTTAATTCTTTGGAAGAAAAGAACGGATATAAATGAGGCCAAATCAGTCCGCTCTTATCTTTTTGCCTCTCTAAGGAGAATCATTTTTCGGCGGCTGGAAAAACAGAGGAATCGTACCCAAAGAAATCATGATTATAAGGACTACCAACTGCAAGAGGCCGGGAACATAGAAAAGATGATGATCCATCTTGAAGCTGGCCAAGAGCGCAAGGAGCAATTGAAAAATGCAATGCAATCGCTTAGTCAGCGCCAGAAGGAAGCCATCTCTCTCAAATATTTTGATGGCTTGTCAAATAAGGAAATTTCGCAGGTAATGAATATTAACAGACAGAGTGTATATAACCATGTGTCAACTGCCATTAGTAAGATGCAGGAACAGGTACAGCTAAGGTAA